A window of Leptotrichia wadei contains these coding sequences:
- the speE gene encoding polyamine aminopropyltransferase → MELWYTEEHTKNVRFSIKVDKQLVSVKSDFQRIDIFESQEFGRFLTLDGFMMLTEKDEFIYHEMITHVPIAVNPKAKKILVIGAGDGGTVRELVKYKHIERIDMVEIDKMVVDLCREYLPKTANKLDDERVCIYYEDGLKFVRSKTDEYDIVIVDSTDPFGPGEDLFTREFYGNCFNALKDDGILVNQHESPYYEADAKATARANKQLRAVFPFATVYQLHIPTYPSGHWLFGFASKKYNPVEDLKADEWNKFGIETRYYNTELHKGSFALPNYVKDLIK, encoded by the coding sequence ATGGAATTATGGTATACAGAAGAACATACGAAAAATGTTAGATTTTCTATAAAGGTTGACAAGCAATTGGTTAGTGTGAAGAGTGATTTTCAGCGAATAGATATTTTTGAATCACAGGAATTTGGGCGGTTTCTAACGCTGGATGGATTTATGATGTTAACAGAAAAGGATGAGTTTATTTATCATGAGATGATAACACATGTTCCGATAGCGGTAAATCCTAAAGCTAAGAAAATATTGGTTATTGGTGCTGGAGATGGCGGAACTGTCCGTGAACTTGTAAAGTATAAACATATTGAGAGAATTGATATGGTGGAAATTGACAAGATGGTTGTCGATCTTTGCCGTGAATATTTACCTAAGACAGCGAATAAGCTGGATGATGAAAGAGTTTGTATTTATTACGAGGATGGATTGAAATTTGTACGTTCCAAGACAGATGAATATGATATTGTAATTGTGGATTCAACTGATCCATTTGGGCCTGGAGAAGATTTATTTACGAGGGAATTCTATGGAAATTGCTTTAATGCGCTAAAAGATGACGGAATTCTTGTAAATCAGCATGAAAGTCCCTATTATGAGGCGGATGCTAAAGCAACAGCAAGAGCAAATAAACAGTTAAGAGCAGTTTTCCCCTTTGCAACAGTTTATCAGCTACATATACCGACATATCCGTCAGGACACTGGCTATTTGGATTTGCTTCAAAAAAATATAATCCTGTAGAAGATTTGAAGGCTGATGAATGGAATAAGTTTGGCATAGAAACGAGATATTATAATACGGAATTGCATAAAGGGTCATTTGCTTTGCCAAATTATGTGAAAGATTTAATAAAATAA
- a CDS encoding glycoside hydrolase family 108 protein yields MADSRFLKFFNYILLVEGSYSNDKNDKGGETKYGITKERARECGYKGNMKDLTKAMAQKIYEEKYYKARKLDQVKNDKVALSIFDFSVNAGKYGIKKAQEAVNKVYGKNVVSMDGAIGTQTLKYLNEVNPDKFLVVYHSLQREYYKYLAKRDATQNDFLTGWLNRIKVKENYLRNV; encoded by the coding sequence ATGGCTGACAGCAGATTTTTGAAATTTTTTAATTATATTTTGCTAGTTGAAGGAAGCTACTCTAATGATAAGAATGATAAAGGCGGGGAAACAAAGTACGGAATTACTAAAGAAAGAGCCAGAGAATGTGGGTACAAAGGAAATATGAAAGATTTAACAAAAGCAATGGCACAAAAAATTTATGAGGAAAAATATTATAAGGCTAGAAAATTGGATCAAGTGAAAAATGATAAAGTGGCACTAAGCATATTTGATTTTTCAGTAAATGCTGGAAAATATGGAATTAAAAAGGCACAGGAGGCTGTGAATAAGGTTTATGGTAAAAATGTTGTGAGTATGGATGGAGCAATTGGAACTCAGACGCTAAAATATTTAAATGAAGTTAATCCAGATAAATTTTTGGTTGTATATCACAGTTTACAGCGTGAATACTATAAATACCTTGCTAAAAGAGATGCGACTCAGAATGATTTTTTGACAGGATGGTTAAACAGGATTAAGGTTAAGGAAAATTATTTGAGAAACGTTTAA